One Orcinus orca chromosome 7, mOrcOrc1.1, whole genome shotgun sequence genomic window carries:
- the LOC105748332 gene encoding LOW QUALITY PROTEIN: ribonucleoside-diphosphate reductase subunit M2-like (The sequence of the model RefSeq protein was modified relative to this genomic sequence to represent the inferred CDS: inserted 1 base in 1 codon), which translates to MYKKAEASFWTAEELDLSKDIQPWEALKPEERCFTSCVLAFSAASDSIVNENLVQITEARYFYGFQIAVENIHSEMDSLLIDTYIKDSKEREFLFNASETVPSVKKAADWALRRIEDKEATYGERVVAFAAAEGIFFSGSFASVLWLKKRGLMSGLTFSNELISRDEGLHCDFACLMFKHLLHKRSEQRVKEIIVSAARTEHEFLTEALTVELIGMNCALMKQYVEFVADRLMLELGFSKVFRVENPFDFMEAISXEGKTNFFEKRLGKYQRMGMTSSPTENSFTLDVDF; encoded by the exons ATGTATAAGAAAGCGGAGGCTTCCTTCTGGACAGCTGAGGAGCTGGACCTTTCCAAGGACATTCAGCCCTGGGAAGCCCTGAAGCCTGAAGAGAGATGTTTCACTTCGTGTGTTCTGGCTTTCTCTGCAGCAAGTGATAGCATAGTAAATGAAAACTTGGTTCAGATTACGGAAGCCCGTTATTTCTATGGCTTCCAAATTGCCGTGGAAAACATACATTCTGAAATGGACAGTCTCCTCATTGACACTTACATTAAAGATTCCAAAGAAAGGGAATTCCTCTTCAATGCCAGTGAGACAGTGCCTTCTGTAAAGAAGGCGGCAGATTGGGCCTTGCGCCGGATCGAAGACAAAGAGGCTACGTACGGAGAACGTGTCGTAGCCTTTGCCGCAGCGGAAGGAATCTTCTTTTCTGGTTCTTTTGCATCTGTATTGTGGCTCAAGAAACGAGGACTCATGTCCGGCCTCACATTTTCCAATGAACTTATTAGCAGAGACGAGGGTTTACACTGTGACTTTGCCTGCCTGATGTTCAAACACCTGCTACACAAACGTTCGGAGCAGAGAGTCAAAGAAATAATCGTCAGTGCAGCTAGGACAGAACACGAGTTCCTCACGGAGGCCCTGACAGTGGAGCTCATCGGGATGAATTGCGCTTTGATGAAGCAGTACGTCGAATTCGTGGCAGACAGACTTATGctggagctgggttttagcaaGGTTTTCAGAGTAGAAAATCCATTTGACTTTATGGAGGCTATTT CTGAAGGGAAGACTAACTTCTTTGAGAAGAGACTAGGCAAGTATCAGAGGATGGGAATGACGTCCAGTCCGACAGAGAATTCCTTTACCTTGGATGTTGACTTCTAA